One window of Paludibacter propionicigenes WB4 genomic DNA carries:
- the trxA gene encoding thioredoxin, which produces MRKIIYASLMSMVILSSCAQTNKEKKTEQTNQSKETKKMGTIHLTKAEFLSKVVNYEKNPTEWKYLGDKPCIIDFYASWCGPCKTIAPILEDLAKEYDGQIYIYKINTEEEQELAAAFGIRSIPTILFCPMKGAPQMAQGALPKESFKEAITKVLLEK; this is translated from the coding sequence ATGAGGAAAATTATTTATGCAAGCCTAATGTCTATGGTTATACTCTCGTCTTGCGCACAAACAAACAAAGAAAAGAAAACAGAACAAACGAATCAATCAAAAGAAACAAAAAAAATGGGAACAATTCATCTAACCAAAGCAGAATTTTTATCTAAAGTGGTCAACTACGAAAAAAATCCAACCGAGTGGAAGTATCTGGGTGACAAGCCGTGCATAATAGACTTTTATGCATCGTGGTGCGGACCCTGCAAAACTATCGCCCCAATTCTTGAAGATTTGGCAAAGGAGTATGATGGCCAGATTTATATTTACAAAATAAACACAGAGGAAGAACAAGAACTAGCAGCAGCTTTCGGCATAAGAAGCATACCTACGATATTATTTTGTCCTATGAAAGGCGCTCCACAGATGGCTCAGGGTGCTCTACCCAAAGAATCATTTAAGGAAGCTATCACAAAGGTTTTATTGGAAAAATAA
- a CDS encoding cell envelope integrity protein TolA yields MKKYAMVVMTTMLMVGFTTMAQNRPPVKNMRGERTELKTQKREMATPEKRAERLAKELELNSTQTSDLKVFFEKQDAKRHEEMENLKKLRAEMKAKKEAERKTDDAALAKILGPEKFHQFELKRAERIGVMKGRMMGRMHAGNGHIGEGRDRFHRSLAPQGNFLKRDSLRRNFSPKSHQNNNDAPKPQSDEKK; encoded by the coding sequence ATGAAAAAGTATGCAATGGTAGTTATGACTACAATGTTAATGGTTGGATTTACAACTATGGCACAAAACCGCCCTCCAGTTAAAAACATGAGAGGTGAGAGAACTGAACTAAAAACACAAAAAAGAGAAATGGCAACTCCTGAGAAACGAGCAGAGAGACTGGCCAAGGAATTGGAGTTAAACTCAACTCAGACAAGTGATCTTAAAGTGTTTTTTGAAAAGCAAGACGCAAAACGCCATGAAGAGATGGAAAATCTGAAAAAGCTAAGAGCAGAAATGAAAGCAAAAAAAGAAGCCGAGCGTAAAACAGATGATGCTGCCTTAGCTAAAATACTGGGACCAGAAAAGTTTCATCAGTTTGAGCTAAAGCGTGCCGAAAGAATTGGTGTCATGAAAGGAAGAATGATGGGAAGAATGCACGCCGGTAATGGACATATCGGTGAAGGCAGAGACAGATTTCATCGGAGTTTAGCTCCTCAGGGTAACTTTTTAAAGAGAGACTCATTAAGAAGAAATTTTTCTCCAAAAAGTCATCAAAATAATAACGACGCCCCGAAACCACAATCGGACGAAAAGAAATAA
- a CDS encoding CoA-binding protein: protein MGKTLIIGASSDTGRYSYLAAQELLAYGHEIELIGRKPDVIFGKKIETQKKDFEDIDTVTLYISDKFQPEYYKYVVSLNPRRVIFNPGTENPEFEELLIQNDIHVEEACTLVMLKTGQY, encoded by the coding sequence ATGGGTAAAACTTTGATCATTGGAGCTAGTAGCGATACCGGGCGATATTCATACCTTGCTGCTCAGGAACTACTGGCTTACGGACATGAAATTGAGTTAATAGGCAGGAAACCGGATGTGATTTTTGGTAAAAAGATAGAAACTCAGAAAAAGGATTTTGAAGATATTGATACCGTAACCTTGTATATTTCTGACAAATTTCAGCCGGAGTATTACAAGTATGTAGTTTCTTTGAATCCGAGACGAGTTATTTTTAATCCCGGAACAGAAAATCCTGAATTCGAAGAATTACTGATTCAGAATGATATACATGTAGAAGAAGCTTGTACATTGGTGATGCTTAAAACAGGGCAATACTAA
- a CDS encoding pyridoxal phosphate-dependent aminotransferase, with amino-acid sequence MKPIIPAERLSSITEYYFSTKLKEIAEMNAKGMNVISLGIGSPDLPPSAETIEALCQSATDDKAHGYQPYVGIPELRNAFAEWYKKWFSVELNPANEVQPLIGSKEGILHISLAFLNPGDGVLVPNPGYPTYSSVSNLVQAKVLTYDLDEDNNWQPDFEALEKMDLSNVKLMWVNYPNMPTGASATPELFEKLVAFGKKHGIVICNDNPYSFILNENRLSILQVPGAKDICIELNSMSKSHNMPGWRMGVLASNPQFVQWVLKVKSNIDSGQFKPMQVAAVAALNNSEEWHTKMNIELYSNRRQLAEEILKTLGCTFDSKQVGMFLWGKIPAKYKDSGELADKVLYESKVFITPGFIFGDKGNRYVRLSLCANDKMLGDALERIKQLSIAGQQ; translated from the coding sequence ATGAAACCAATTATACCTGCTGAACGTTTAAGTTCAATAACTGAATACTATTTCTCAACCAAACTGAAGGAAATTGCCGAAATGAATGCTAAAGGCATGAATGTGATTAGTTTGGGAATTGGTAGTCCGGATTTACCACCATCTGCTGAAACAATTGAAGCTTTGTGCCAGTCAGCTACAGATGATAAAGCACACGGATATCAACCTTATGTGGGAATTCCCGAATTGCGTAATGCCTTTGCCGAGTGGTACAAAAAGTGGTTTTCGGTAGAATTAAATCCGGCAAATGAAGTCCAGCCGCTTATTGGCTCAAAAGAAGGTATTCTGCATATTTCATTGGCTTTCTTGAATCCCGGCGATGGTGTGTTGGTGCCTAATCCGGGCTATCCGACTTACTCTTCTGTAAGTAACCTGGTACAGGCAAAGGTGTTGACGTATGATTTGGATGAAGATAATAATTGGCAACCCGATTTTGAGGCTTTAGAAAAGATGGACTTGTCAAACGTAAAGCTTATGTGGGTCAATTATCCGAATATGCCTACGGGTGCAAGTGCCACGCCCGAATTATTTGAAAAGTTAGTTGCATTTGGTAAGAAGCATGGAATCGTTATTTGTAACGATAATCCCTACAGTTTTATTCTGAATGAAAACAGATTGAGTATTCTTCAGGTGCCGGGAGCCAAAGATATTTGTATTGAGTTGAATTCGATGAGCAAATCGCACAATATGCCCGGTTGGCGTATGGGAGTGCTGGCTTCAAACCCACAGTTTGTGCAGTGGGTATTGAAAGTGAAAAGCAATATTGACAGCGGGCAATTTAAACCTATGCAAGTGGCAGCCGTTGCGGCTTTGAATAACTCCGAAGAGTGGCACACAAAAATGAATATCGAACTTTACAGTAACCGTCGGCAGTTGGCCGAAGAAATTCTGAAAACGCTTGGGTGTACATTCGATAGCAAACAGGTGGGAATGTTTCTGTGGGGGAAAATACCAGCAAAGTATAAAGACAGTGGCGAGCTTGCCGATAAAGTGCTGTACGAATCGAAGGTGTTCATCACACCGGGATTCATTTTTGGAGATAAAGGAAACAGATATGTGCGTTTGTCACTTTGTGCTAATGATAAAATGCTGGGCGATGCACTCGAGCGTATTAAGCAGTTATCGATTGCCGGTCAACAATGA
- a CDS encoding ArsR/SmtB family transcription factor, with the protein MNLNTEHMDQAAYMLKAISQGTRLCVISLLSESEELTVSQMVELLSCEQSLLSHHLTDMRAKGILNCRRDGKNCYYSLKNKQIVQIIDCIQTCNCLK; encoded by the coding sequence ATGAATTTAAATACAGAACACATGGATCAGGCTGCCTACATGCTTAAAGCAATTTCTCAGGGCACACGTTTATGCGTTATCTCATTATTGTCGGAAAGCGAGGAATTAACCGTCAGCCAGATGGTGGAGTTATTAAGCTGCGAACAATCATTGCTATCCCACCACCTTACCGACATGCGGGCCAAAGGAATTTTAAATTGCAGGAGAGATGGTAAGAACTGTTATTATTCGCTTAAAAACAAACAAATTGTGCAGATTATTGATTGTATTCAAACTTGCAACTGCCTTAAGTAA
- a CDS encoding methylated-DNA--[protein]-cysteine S-methyltransferase yields the protein MRQLPPQSNPSFGFANTPFGECCIAFSDDGICALTFPESREGAYADLDNRFPQTDFKQNDERVARFVRQIFEKGESPLLNPIGTEFQLSIWHALQRIPKGETRTYAQIAEAIGRPKAVRAVGTAIGANPIAFLIPCHRVIRTDGGLGGFRWGLECKREMLSWESKS from the coding sequence ATGAGACAATTACCTCCACAATCAAATCCTTCCTTTGGTTTTGCCAATACTCCTTTTGGCGAATGTTGCATTGCATTTTCGGATGATGGAATCTGCGCCCTTACTTTTCCCGAAAGCAGAGAAGGTGCTTATGCCGATCTGGATAATCGATTTCCACAAACCGATTTCAAACAAAACGACGAGAGAGTTGCACGCTTTGTTCGTCAGATATTTGAAAAGGGAGAAAGTCCTCTTTTAAACCCCATTGGTACTGAATTTCAGCTATCTATTTGGCATGCTTTGCAGCGTATTCCCAAAGGAGAAACCAGAACCTATGCTCAGATTGCCGAAGCCATAGGACGACCTAAAGCTGTGAGAGCGGTAGGAACTGCCATTGGTGCAAATCCGATTGCTTTTCTGATTCCTTGTCATCGTGTTATCCGTACTGATGGCGGACTCGGAGGTTTTCGCTGGGGGTTGGAATGTAAGAGAGAGATGCTCAGTTGGGAAAGTAAATCATGA
- a CDS encoding prephenate dehydratase, with translation MKRVAIQGGLGAYHGIAAENFFAGEDVDIIPCVTFRDIFSAIKKDSNIIGIMAIENTIAGSLLQNYELLKEHKLHIAGEYKLRISHCFAALPGQTIHEIKEVQSHPIALMQCGNFLETLPGVKVVEHEDTALAARDIQNKNLIGNAAICSERAAEIYGLNILAKGIETNKHNFTRFLIFGNDWAVEDIQKDEVINKASIVFTLPHAEGSLAKVLSVFSFYGINLTKIQSLPIIGREWEYQFYVDFKFDDLERYKQSLVAIKPLINELRTLGEYPEGITPEV, from the coding sequence ATGAAACGAGTAGCTATTCAAGGTGGACTGGGTGCGTATCATGGAATTGCAGCAGAAAACTTTTTTGCAGGCGAAGATGTGGACATAATTCCATGTGTCACTTTTCGGGATATTTTTTCAGCCATCAAAAAAGACTCAAATATTATTGGCATAATGGCTATTGAGAATACGATTGCCGGAAGTCTTCTACAGAACTATGAATTACTCAAGGAGCACAAACTACATATTGCAGGAGAGTATAAATTACGCATTTCTCATTGTTTTGCGGCTTTGCCAGGGCAGACTATTCATGAAATTAAAGAAGTTCAATCTCACCCTATTGCTTTAATGCAGTGCGGAAATTTTTTAGAAACTCTGCCCGGTGTCAAAGTGGTAGAGCACGAAGATACAGCATTGGCCGCCAGAGATATACAGAATAAAAATCTGATAGGGAATGCTGCCATCTGTAGTGAGCGCGCAGCTGAAATTTATGGATTGAACATTCTGGCAAAAGGTATTGAAACAAACAAACATAATTTTACGCGCTTTCTTATCTTTGGAAATGACTGGGCAGTAGAGGATATACAAAAAGATGAAGTCATAAATAAAGCTTCTATTGTATTCACCTTACCTCACGCCGAAGGTAGCTTGGCCAAAGTTTTGTCAGTATTCTCGTTTTATGGAATTAATCTTACAAAGATTCAGTCTTTGCCGATTATCGGTCGCGAATGGGAATACCAGTTTTATGTAGATTTTAAGTTTGATGACCTGGAGCGCTACAAACAATCTTTGGTAGCTATAAAGCCTTTGATAAACGAATTAAGAACATTAGGAGAATATCCCGAAGGTATTACACCGGAGGTTTAA
- a CDS encoding bifunctional 3-deoxy-7-phosphoheptulonate synthase/chorismate mutase type II: MELESILLPGVDAKRPLVIAGPCSAETEEQVMETARGLSARGIKIFRAGIWKPRTKPGGFEGIGAEGLPWLKRVQSELGMYTAVEVATAKHVRECLANDVDILWIGARTSANPFAVQEIADALEGIDIPVLIKNPVNPDLDLWIGAIERVYNAGIRRIGAIHRGFSTYDKKIYRNLPQWHIPIELHRRLPNLPIVCDPSHIGGKRELIAPLCQQAMDLNFDGLIVESHCHPDKAWSDAAQQVTPDVLDFILNTLVIRDMSQSTESLTALRRQIDELDNSLLELLARRMRVSDEIGLYKKEHNMPILQAQRYDEILQNRISQAVEMGMDGEFMKTVLVAIHEESVRHQQEIMK; the protein is encoded by the coding sequence ATGGAATTAGAATCAATTTTATTACCAGGAGTAGATGCTAAGCGTCCGCTCGTTATAGCCGGACCATGTAGTGCCGAAACAGAAGAACAAGTAATGGAAACCGCCCGTGGATTATCTGCCCGCGGTATCAAAATCTTTCGTGCCGGTATATGGAAACCGCGTACGAAGCCGGGAGGTTTTGAAGGAATAGGAGCTGAGGGTCTGCCATGGCTTAAGCGTGTACAATCTGAACTTGGAATGTATACAGCTGTAGAAGTTGCCACTGCTAAGCATGTGCGCGAGTGTTTGGCTAACGATGTTGACATACTCTGGATCGGTGCACGAACATCGGCTAATCCTTTTGCTGTTCAGGAAATAGCAGATGCTTTGGAAGGTATAGATATTCCTGTATTGATTAAAAATCCCGTTAATCCTGATTTGGATTTGTGGATTGGAGCTATCGAACGTGTTTATAATGCAGGTATTCGTCGTATTGGGGCTATACATCGCGGATTTAGTACTTACGATAAGAAAATTTACCGCAATTTACCGCAATGGCATATTCCTATCGAATTACATCGTCGTTTGCCTAACTTGCCGATAGTTTGCGATCCAAGTCATATCGGTGGAAAGCGTGAGTTGATAGCGCCACTATGTCAGCAGGCTATGGATTTGAATTTTGATGGTTTGATCGTTGAATCACATTGTCATCCGGACAAAGCATGGAGCGATGCCGCACAGCAGGTTACGCCCGATGTCCTTGATTTTATACTGAACACTTTGGTGATTCGTGATATGAGTCAATCTACTGAAAGTTTGACAGCGTTGCGTCGCCAGATTGATGAATTGGACAATAGCTTGCTCGAATTGCTGGCTAGACGAATGAGAGTGTCTGACGAAATTGGGTTGTATAAAAAGGAGCATAATATGCCTATTTTGCAGGCACAACGGTACGATGAAATATTACAAAATCGTATTTCTCAGGCTGTCGAAATGGGTATGGATGGTGAGTTTATGAAAACTGTTTTAGTTGCAATTCACGAGGAATCGGTAAGACATCAACAGGAAATAATGAAGTAG
- the aroB gene encoding 3-dehydroquinate synthase — translation MSHSITKICEDFIQELDQAIGVQSADSIFVLTDDNTRKFCLPLVLDSTKLKDCHIITIPSGDENKNIDSAVAVWKFLSENGATRKSLIINLGGGVISDIGGFVASTFKRGMRYINVSTTLLGAVDAATGGKTGINFQGLKNEIGVFAPAETVLINIDFFRTLDDANLRSGYAEMVKHALIDTRAEWDNVLKYDLDKIDFSELKVLLDRSIRIKERVVEQDPYEANIRKALNLGHTFGHAFESWSYKVQRPALHGYAIMWGLLCELYLSFIKLNFPKEDLLRLKYLMKEYYGTFEFSCNDYESLFELMTHDKKNDSKEINFTLLADIGEIRINQTATKDEIFECFDFFREG, via the coding sequence ATGAGTCATTCGATAACAAAGATATGCGAGGATTTTATTCAGGAGTTGGATCAAGCCATTGGTGTCCAAAGTGCAGACAGTATTTTTGTGCTGACAGATGACAATACTCGTAAATTTTGTTTGCCTTTAGTGCTGGATTCTACTAAGTTGAAAGATTGTCATATAATAACGATACCTAGTGGTGATGAAAATAAAAATATCGACTCAGCTGTAGCTGTTTGGAAGTTCCTAAGCGAAAACGGGGCTACTCGAAAATCGCTGATTATAAATTTGGGTGGAGGTGTAATTTCCGATATAGGTGGATTTGTAGCATCGACTTTTAAGCGCGGAATGCGCTATATCAATGTTTCAACAACCTTGCTGGGAGCCGTTGATGCAGCAACAGGTGGAAAAACCGGAATTAATTTTCAGGGATTGAAAAATGAAATTGGCGTGTTTGCTCCGGCCGAAACTGTTTTGATTAATATTGATTTTTTCAGGACATTGGACGATGCTAATCTGCGTTCGGGCTATGCCGAAATGGTGAAGCATGCTTTGATAGATACACGTGCCGAATGGGATAATGTATTGAAATATGATTTAGATAAAATTGATTTCAGCGAATTAAAGGTCTTGCTGGATAGAAGCATACGGATAAAAGAACGTGTGGTAGAGCAAGATCCTTACGAGGCTAATATCCGAAAAGCATTAAATCTGGGTCATACATTTGGTCATGCTTTTGAGAGTTGGTCGTATAAGGTGCAAAGACCCGCTTTACACGGGTATGCCATCATGTGGGGCTTGCTTTGCGAACTCTATTTATCTTTTATCAAGCTGAATTTTCCCAAAGAGGATTTGCTTCGACTGAAGTATTTGATGAAAGAGTATTATGGAACTTTTGAATTCAGTTGCAATGACTACGAATCGCTTTTTGAACTGATGACGCACGACAAAAAGAACGATTCGAAAGAGATTAATTTTACACTGCTGGCTGATATTGGTGAAATTCGAATCAATCAGACAGCCACAAAGGACGAAATATTTGAGTGTTTTGATTTTTTTAGAGAGGGATAA
- a CDS encoding DUF6132 family protein: protein MKHLLKKHLLKIIGLLAGGAGGFLYYHFVGCASGTCPITSNPYISVIYGALMGYLLFDMFRKKEPKTK, encoded by the coding sequence ATGAAACACTTACTAAAAAAGCACTTGCTCAAAATCATAGGTTTACTTGCAGGAGGAGCCGGAGGTTTTCTATACTATCACTTTGTGGGTTGTGCCAGTGGTACATGTCCGATAACCTCAAATCCGTACATAAGCGTGATCTATGGAGCACTAATGGGCTATTTATTATTTGACATGTTTAGAAAAAAAGAGCCTAAAACAAAATAA